Proteins found in one Deltaproteobacteria bacterium genomic segment:
- a CDS encoding RtcB family protein, with product MSEIRMERLDEFRWLIPRHGEMRVPGIIYSSEHLLQSMGRDESPKQVANVAHLPGIVKYSLAMPDMHWGYGFPIGGVAAFDVEEGIISPGGVGYDINCGCRLMTTHLTFPEIRDRIKDLVIALFQQVPSGVGSTGSIKLKQKESRKVLTDGARWAINHGYGSPEDLDHTEEGGMLAGADPDKVSPRAIERGRAQLGTLGSGNHFLEIEVVEEIFDPAAARSYGLDKGQIVIMLHSGSRGLGHQVCDDYLTGMVKHIGELDIELPDRQRACAYLKTPRGQNYLAAMACAANYAWANRQVLMHWVRKSFEETLNMSPKALGMRLLYDVSHNIAKIETLPVDGKDRTLCVHRKGATRALPAGHPLVPVAYRNIGQPVLIPGDMGSGSYILTGTDKALEETFGSSCHGAGRVMSRAQATKSSRGRSITKDLADKGVVVMASGRGTLAEEIPEAYKNLDWVVDVVHRAGIAKKVARLRALGCIKG from the coding sequence GGAATCATCTATTCCAGTGAACACCTGTTGCAGTCCATGGGGCGGGACGAAAGCCCAAAACAGGTCGCCAATGTGGCACACCTTCCCGGAATTGTTAAATATTCTTTGGCCATGCCGGACATGCATTGGGGCTACGGCTTTCCCATCGGCGGGGTTGCCGCCTTTGATGTCGAGGAGGGCATCATCTCTCCAGGCGGTGTGGGTTACGATATCAACTGCGGCTGCCGCCTTATGACCACCCATCTGACCTTCCCGGAAATCCGGGACCGCATCAAGGATCTGGTAATCGCCTTGTTTCAGCAAGTTCCCTCCGGCGTCGGCTCGACAGGGTCCATCAAGTTGAAACAAAAAGAATCCAGAAAGGTGCTTACCGATGGCGCCCGCTGGGCCATCAATCATGGCTACGGTTCCCCCGAGGATTTGGACCACACGGAAGAGGGGGGGATGCTGGCCGGAGCCGATCCGGACAAGGTCAGCCCCCGGGCCATTGAACGGGGACGCGCCCAGCTGGGCACTCTGGGCTCAGGCAATCATTTCCTGGAAATTGAAGTTGTGGAAGAGATTTTCGACCCCGCGGCGGCAAGATCTTACGGTCTTGACAAAGGACAGATTGTTATCATGCTCCACAGCGGTTCCAGGGGACTGGGTCATCAGGTCTGTGACGATTACCTAACCGGAATGGTCAAACATATTGGCGAGTTGGACATTGAATTGCCGGATCGTCAGCGCGCCTGTGCCTATCTCAAAACACCCCGGGGACAGAACTATCTGGCCGCCATGGCTTGCGCGGCAAACTACGCTTGGGCAAATCGACAGGTCCTCATGCACTGGGTCCGTAAATCTTTCGAAGAAACACTCAACATGAGCCCAAAGGCTTTGGGCATGCGGCTTCTCTACGACGTCTCCCATAATATCGCCAAAATTGAAACCCTCCCGGTAGACGGAAAGGATCGCACACTCTGCGTCCACCGCAAGGGGGCAACCCGAGCCCTGCCCGCCGGACATCCCCTTGTACCGGTTGCATACCGGAACATCGGTCAGCCCGTTTTAATTCCCGGTGATATGGGTAGCGGTTCGTACATCCTGACCGGCACAGACAAGGCCCTGGAAGAAACCTTTGGCAGTTCCTGCCATGGAGCGGGGCGTGTCATGAGCCGCGCCCAAGCGACGAAATCCAGCCGGGGTCGCTCCATTACCAAGGACCTGGCCGATAAAGGGGTCGTCGTCATGGCCTCCGGCCGTGGCACGCTCGCAGAGGAAATCCCCGAAGCCTACAAGAATCTTGACTGGGTCGTCGATGTGGTTCATAGGGCGGGAATCGCCAAAAAAGTGGCCCGATTACGTGCCCTGGGGTGTATAAAAGGGTGA